From Lolium perenne isolate Kyuss_39 chromosome 5, Kyuss_2.0, whole genome shotgun sequence, a single genomic window includes:
- the LOC139831486 gene encoding uncharacterized protein: MECPHDGRGSVVAYNGLHDHELACLHGPCDCTEAGCDFAASPAVLIAHLIEIHSICVDMIPYGTVRAFIIPVLAPPEPRHSVIVYGNDGTVFVSHTYIHVNPENRFVLASLSVECVRSAACVWPKYRVHLWSHGKPSPKRFDIGSMESKYSVNFLAKSRTAPRSQHIGRIGTTMVVEMV; encoded by the coding sequence ATGGAGTGCCCCCATGACGGGCGCGGGAGCGTGGTCGCCTACAACGGGCTCCACGACCACGAGCTCGCGTGCCTGCACGGCCCGTGCGACTGCACAGaggccggctgcgacttcgctGCCTCGCCAGCAGTGCTCATCGCCCATCTCATAGAAATCCATTCGATTTGTGTGGACATGATCCCGTACGGCACCGTGAGGGCGTTCATCATCCCGGTGCTGGCACCGCCAGAGCCAAGACATTCGGTCATCGTCTACGGGAACGATGGTACCGTGTTCGTCTCGCACACATATATTCATGTCAATCCGGAGAATAGATTCGTGCTGGCCAGCCTATCCGTTGAGTGCGTTAGGTCGGCGGCGTGCGTGTGGCCGAAGTACAGGGTGCATTTGTGGTCGCACGGCAAGCCATCACCTAAGCGCTTTGATATCGGTTCAATGGAGTCCAAGTATTCGGTCAATTTTCTGGCAAAGAGCAGGACGGCGCCGCGCAGCCAGCACATCGGAAGAATCGGAACTACGATGGTCGTTGAGATGGTTTGA